DNA from Quercus lobata isolate SW786 chromosome 1, ValleyOak3.0 Primary Assembly, whole genome shotgun sequence:
TACTTATTTTATACTTATTAGAATATTAATTCGCATCATTGGCCGAGCTATGTAGAGGTGAGCAATTTCAAGCTTAAAGTAGAAAACTAATACTCAAATCGATCACAAAGAACTTCCTTGATGATTACAAGGAAACTTAACATTAATTTTACTCATCAATATTGTATTTACATTTTAAGTAAACTCTTTACTGGATACAACTTTTAGTCTACCATAACACGGTTGATTTGATTAAGCCGCACTTTGTCACTACCATACGCGGTAAAGGTGTCATTAATGACCTCACGCACACAAAGGAAAACTCTGGAAACATTGCATTGTGCTTCTTAACACATGAAAAACTGCttgtagttattattattattaattttacatgTGCAATAAAGTTGTATAAtgtttgttaaatatattagcaaCGCAACGCATTATATCATATTGTATATgttagagtggatgcggaagaggaaCCATAGAATATGAATACTGAGAACACGAAGGTTATATGGTACAACCTTGTCGACTTACGTCCACGGAGCCCTTAAgggttacatctttattatgtaagaGTCTAGTATAAAACCTATGTTACAATAAACCCTAATATGAGTATATATAAGCGattaaaccctagactactagtacaagtaggagtgGGGTTGGACTTGGACCTATTACATTAGggtaatatgtctaatatatctctaacaatgttgagaaaaaattagtataaacaattataagaaatataacACGATTTTGACTTGTGTTAGGAGCAGTTCACCTAAATGACAAGTCTTTATAACACAATGTATCTACAAATTGCcctaattattttgtttattgataTTCACAAGGCTTTAGAAACTTCCAATATATATGTGAGAATTCTTAGAATCCAAACCCACATCACAATCTACACaattgttgatatgttttagACACACAATAAAGAAAGCTCTTGGAACCTTACATGTAAAATAGTGGTGCTCAATTCTTTCACATAATTAGCTTGAAAATGACTATTATGTGAAAGGAACCGGGAGTGTCGATCTCTTTTTCAAAGTTAGCTATGATtgaaaggaagaggaaaaagaaaataattggtTCATAATTTTCacattctaattttgtttttgaaaatgtaGTATTATGAGTATGAACTCCCCAACCCAAACAACATTAGTTGTCAAGTCAAGGATGATAAACATTATGTATCATGGTTAGGCAAGTACATAGTAGTAGAAGCCATGACATATCAGACTATCGAATATTGCTTGGCAAATAGAGAGATTCAATTCTATTACATATCTCTTATATAATCAACACTCAACAGTACTACCCCACAAAGTTCTTCTTGTAGGAAATTTGTGGAGTGTttggattaaacattttctttctttttttttttgagtttatttttttatacatagttttttaaagctttattttttaataagtataaTTGTACATTTGACAAAAATCTCAATCTAAACATACACCTACTTGAACAATTTGTAGGGTCTACAAAGGTCTGAGACGGCAGCAAAAAGCTTCAAGGAAGGCCTCTTATACGTAACCAATTCTTTCCATAATTAAAAACATGGTGGAAATAGGCCAAACAAAAGCGTATGGGTCCACTAAGTGAGCTGACCAGGGGAAAATATATGTGTGAACTGTGAACCACATAGACAGAGAGTGTGTAGCCTAAGACGTCATTCATGATAtcataattgataaaatattctTCATTATTGGCTCTGAGTTTTGACTTCTGAGTGGCCTTTTTCGGCCACTGGCAATATCGAAACATAAACGAGGTTAGTCTATGTCAGATACTAACACCACCTTCTAGCATAATTGAAATTAAGGACAAAAACTATTTACACACGCGTTATTACACTGTAACTGAAACTActtaaaatttgagatttggCATTGGCTTAGCATTAAAATATAATAGTGTTACAGTATTCTCATAAATTTATGATGGTACATGGTATaagtttttaatatattttattctcatTATTTTCACTTTCACCCTTTGCGACTCTTTCATTctttaggaaaataaaagttgtgcGGTATATttgtgtaaatatattattttaatgtgttgtatataaaaataataattaagatattatgtgtattataaaattatatggtataattgataaagtaatttctaaaaatgtaaaatagaataatttgaaaatagCGAACGTGAATGCTTACtatttcaaatattaaatatttatgtagtAACTCGTGTGTAATATTGAATTACTTGGAACAAATGTGAAATGAGGCACTATTTGTTTACTTTCCATGAATTAACCAATCTACTGGATGCATATCAACCTATGTGACAATGCGCGTACTCATAACGTTGTTGTTTAGTAGTTTCTTTTAATGAccttaacaaaacaaaaaataaaaatttaccaagTTGTATACTAATAAATAGTTTTAATCAGTTTGAACTTTGTCGTTTTGACATTTTCATTCAAAGCTTCAACCccttgttttaaattttatagagAAATTCAACCTAGTTTTGACAtgtttgaaagagagagacaaagcgAATTCTTTCTCGCTCCTAGAAAACCCCAAACAAAGACTTAAGATGCGGTTGTTTCTTTCATTCTCAACCTGAAAGACTCGatcatcatatcatatcatgtgCCTGTCTAAGTTgtttaattttctctctttcgtCTTCCTTAAGCAAAATGTTGAAAAACAGAAGGGTTCAACAATTGTCTAAAATTAACCATTGAATAAGAGAATACCTTACCACTTTGTGTGCGCGGCTAATGACCATATGATTTCAGGGTTTCAATTAGAGCCTCTACTTGTATgcttattaaaatattcattcgAATTTGGGTGTTTGAAGTATATTAATATACACTGCTCCCATGTATTTCAGTACTGTTCGCTTTAAGTAAAAAGATGGACAACTCATTAATTAGCTCAAGCACACAAATGGACAAACTAAATTCAGGAGAAATTGAGAAATTCATCTATACCATTATTAAAAgaaggctaaaatgcaaaactcatcctctaagtttcttcagaattcatttcagtcctttaaccTTGCTTTCGTTCATTTCAGTCTAttaagtttcagatttattcaattaagacatTTCCTTcaacttttattaaaattttttgaaaaaaaaaaatctggaaaatacttttcaatcattaattaaagaaaaatttaaagaaaaatttaaaaaaattggaaaattaaccatagcatataacaaaagttgatggaaaagtcttaattgaataaacctAAAAGTTAGaggtttgaaataaattttagtgaaaCATAGAAGatgaattttgtattttagtcTTGAAAGAATGCATGATACGGTCAGAGATGCAGCTATTGcctaaaattgtaaaaaaaaaaaaaaaaaaattatatatatattagggagTATGATATTTACCTTAACTTGGAAAAATTCTCTAAATTATATACCATCTGTGGGGGCCAGTCAATcaacaggcccattaaggtcaggatcgttgggcctgtggcccatccgaggatgcatatccgtccgaggaggccaagtcCGGTCATAAGGCAATTATTGAGGGGGGGTGGTAGTCAATATCATGAAAGTAGAGTTccgtattcgtccgaggacaccatactcctcggcagtatgcatccgaggacgatcaggacgcggTCTTGTTACAACCGGACCTCGGAATTATGTCACCACTGAAGATGGGATaacagaccaagggtaagaaagaaaagacaaacaaatatctataactacagctgcctccgcattgattacctctcaaccaactctctggccgcattaatgtggaggtgatacctgaacagtaaggaagcagtcTTACAGCttcccataggaagttccaggaggtgctagatgggacagaaagaaatcccccgaacccaacctacacgtgtgtggtgagaATGGAACACAGAaggtggtatataaactgaaagaagaacatgcaagaAGGGGATcggaacaaaaaagaaagaaagaaagcatagACTTAGGAAGAAGAACGTAGAAAGAATAAGAACTGTATCgattaccaaaacaaaataatcgTTGTGTCAGCTCTGAGCCTTCAATATACGAGAGGGTGAATCTTTTCATTCCAcaaaagttaatctagttcttaatacccacgctctacaaattatattgtttgggcctatttacgtgcgaacccaatatcattttgagTCACTACAAATCGAGtctttacaattggcgccgtctgtgggaagagcttgtgttaaCTTAAAGGACTTCTGGTGCAACGTTTCTGATGGAGGAAGTGGGTCCACATCACCACACGGCAGGACCGCATCAGGAGGATGCCAACCTGCACCAGGCAGAGTCAAGGGGCTCCAAGCATGGTGATCCTcgaaggagtcccgaacggagaGAAGGCCATGAGGGGAGTGTACATACAACTCATACCACCAGAAGCCACTCTCGTGGGAAGAGTCATGTCTCCCACGTGAAGCATGATGGgaatctgcaacgtgagattgcagatttgaagagagagttgcgccatgcacgGCGGAAGCGCTCCCCACCTTCCTCCGAACCGTCATCTGAGGAGTTGGATGGAGCTAGTTATAGGTGGAGATCGAGAACTCCACCAAGCGAGATtttctcctatgaagaggagcGCCGCTATCGACGTAAGCGTATAAGTCCACCTAGcaagggcttgggaaacgatgccatgaacaaagccttgagtcaaatttccaagtcGTCCTTTACGAGAAACATAGACGATGCGATTCATCCTCGGCGATTCCATCAGCCTACGTTCTCCCTGTATGATGGACGGTCTGACCCGTtagaacatgtaagctatttcAGCCAGAAAATGGCTATCTACTCCTGGgacgaggctttgatgtgcaaagtttttccatcgagtttgggtccgacggcgatgaggtggttcaacggcttaagggccaattctgttggatctttcaaaacactgacgcgggcttttggtgctcgttttattacatgcagcaggacTCCTCGGCTTTTGGGATCTTTACTGACtctgtctatgcgagagggcgagactctcaagaattactcggataggtactgggaaatgtttaatgaaatagagggAAAGAACGATgctgtggctataaccactttcaaagctgGTCTCCCAGCTAATCACgatttgaggaaatccttgacgggtaaacctgtcaccagtgtgcACCAACTGATGGATAGAATAGATAAGTACAGAAGggtagaggaagatcaacttcagggaaaaggaaaggccaagGTGATCCcccaggagaggagggatttcaggtcggatcgttataatagCAACCGACCCCGGAGGGATTTTGTTGGGCAATCGGGTTCAGCGGACGCCCAGGTGGTTAATGCAGTATTTTGAGAGCCAGTGCAGcaagttttggagaagataaagaatgagtcattcttcaaatggccgaacaagatggcgggagagcctaggAAACGCAACCCGAACTTatattgccactatcatcaggatcatgggcacacgacGAATaattgcaggaatttatgggatCACTTGGAACAGCTGGTCCGTGAAGGGAAATTAACACAACTTTTGCATCACTCCAGTGGAAGGGCGGGCCAAGCAGGTTCAGAGGTGCGTGGGGACGCTTTATCAAGACTCCCTCTGGGTACGATTAACGTTatctttgcggccccgggaaggactggatcttgcccctcTCGAGTACTGTCGGTGTCTCGATCCCCGGCCGAGGATCATTCCCAAGTATTGAAGAGAGCCAAGGTGCGTGTCCCCCTGATTCTAGGCTTTTCGGATGAGGAGATGGTTGAgaccatacagccccatgagTATTTTTTGGTGGTAACGTTGAGAATTGGAGGGTACGATGTCAGAagggtgatggttgatcagggtaGCGCTGTGGATGTAATGTATCCAgacttgtacaaggggctaggtttaAAGCCAGAGGACTTAACAACCTACAACTCTCCTCCAGTAAGTTTAGAGGGAAGGATGGTCACTCCCAAAGGACTGATCAGGCTGCTTGTGCAAGCAGAtacggatgtggtggaggtggactttattgtcgtagatgttttttctccgtacacggctattatgggcagaccttggcttcgcACCCTTAAAGCGGTCTCGTCTACtctgcatcagaaggtgaagtacccatctgGAGACCGAGTGTTGGAAATAGTAGGGAGTCAGAtggctgctcggcaatgcctagtagcggctatacagcatcggccagaagcagaaacctcggctacgcCGACAATGagttatagcaattaaagcccCCAGTATCGGGCGTGGACGTACCAGCCgatggggtagagtgtgaagatctggagaaGGTAGTTGTTGTTTGTGATCCGAAAAAATTCTTCCAGGTTGGGGCTAAAttgcctttgcaagagaagGCGAGTTTGTTGGAATTCctccgagccaatgtggacATTTTTACATGGACCCCGTATAAAGCCCCAGGGGTGGACCCGAATTTCATTTTTCACCGACTTAACGTGAATCCCGCCGTTATGCCTAGGAGGCAACCTCCTCAGCAACCATCGAAGGAACACGCCGAGGCGATTagaagtgaagttgccaagctcaaacaagctggggctatcaaggaagttttttatcctcaatggttggccaatacggtggtagtaaaaaagaagacgGGAAAATGGCGAGTATGCGTCGACTTCATGGATCTCAAtaaggcttgccccaaggatccATTTCCCATGCCGAAGAtcgaccagttggtggatgtgACCGTGGGacaccctaggatgagtttcttggatgcctttcaagggtatcaccaaatactgCTGGCCGCCGACGATCAGGAAAAAACTGCTTTTGTAACCccgattgggaactaccattacaaggtgatgcccttcggcttgaaaaacgctggatctacctaccaacgcataatgacgaaaatgtttgaaccGCAACTGggtagaagtattgaagtttatatcaatgatatggttgtgaagagtagAGTGGCGTCCGAACATGTGGAAGACCTCACGAgtatcttcgggatactgaAAAAGCATAAGTTACGCTTGAATGCCTcaaagtgctcctttggtgtaggttccgggaagttcttggggtacatggtgatccatagaggaattgaggtgaacctagaccagattagggccattaacgatttgcaagcacctcggaatccaaaagaagtgcagaaactgactgggatgactgctgcgttaaatcggttcatctccaggtcggttgagaggtgtcgtccttttttccgcctATTGCATAATTggcaaggatttgaatggaccgcgGAGTGTGCTGTAGCATTCCAACAGTTGAAGGAATACCTGTCcaggccacctatcatgtctagccctgaggtggatgaggtgttgtttgCTTACTTGGCGGTTGCCCCTCATGCAGTTAGTTTCGTCTTGatacgagaagacaatggcgtccaaaggccagtttattatgtaagtaagtccctacatgaggccgaggtgagATATTTGTCATTAGAAAAGGCCATATTGGTggtggtccatgcaacacgcaaaTTTCCGCAT
Protein-coding regions in this window:
- the LOC115952940 gene encoding uncharacterized protein LOC115952940 is translated as MAGEPRKRNPNLYCHYHQDHGHTTNNCRNLWDHLEQLVREGKLTQLLHHSSGRAGQAGSEVRGDALSRLPLGTINVIFAAPGRTGSCPSRVLSVSRSPAEDHSQVLKRAKVRVPLILGFSDEEMVETIQPHEYFLVVTLRIGGYDVRRVMVDQGSAVDVMYPDLYKGLGLKPEDLTTYNSPPSGVRTCGRPHEYLRDTEKA